Proteins from a genomic interval of Mesobacillus sp. S13:
- a CDS encoding peptidylprolyl isomerase → MTKKILAVLFAMMVVLAGCGTADEKQEADKQNEDKTNAGQAVEEDLDYPQATAEVQENERLVEMVTSMGTVKIKLFPEQAPKAVENFIKHSEEGYYEGVTFHRVIDGFMIQGGDPDGTGMGGESIYGGPFEDEFSKQLFNIRGALSMANSGPNTNGSQFFIVQNKELDASLPEKMKQAGYPEEVLKMYENGGTPHLDGRHTVFGQVIEGMDVVDKIAAAPTGAGDKPEEDVVIEKINVLK, encoded by the coding sequence ATGACTAAAAAAATATTGGCCGTACTTTTTGCAATGATGGTTGTACTCGCTGGCTGCGGTACTGCTGACGAAAAGCAGGAAGCAGACAAGCAGAATGAAGACAAGACGAATGCTGGACAAGCAGTTGAGGAAGATCTTGATTATCCTCAAGCGACAGCAGAGGTCCAGGAAAATGAAAGGCTTGTGGAAATGGTCACGTCCATGGGAACTGTTAAAATCAAGCTATTCCCTGAGCAGGCTCCAAAAGCGGTAGAGAATTTTATTAAGCATAGCGAAGAGGGCTACTATGAAGGAGTCACCTTCCACCGTGTTATTGACGGGTTCATGATTCAGGGGGGAGATCCTGATGGAACTGGTATGGGTGGCGAAAGCATTTACGGCGGCCCGTTCGAAGATGAATTCTCAAAACAGCTCTTTAACATTCGCGGAGCTTTATCAATGGCCAACTCCGGCCCGAACACGAATGGCAGCCAATTTTTCATCGTCCAAAACAAGGAACTGGATGCTAGTTTACCAGAGAAGATGAAGCAGGCTGGTTACCCAGAAGAAGTCCTGAAGATGTATGAAAATGGCGGCACTCCTCACCTTGATGGCAGGCACACAGTATTCGGCCAGGTAATCGAGGGAATGGATGTAGTTGATAAGATTGCTGCTGCGCCTACAGGTGCTGGGGACAAGCCAGAGGAAGACGTCGTCATCGAAAAAATCAATGTCCTGAAATAG
- a CDS encoding kinase-associated lipoprotein B, giving the protein MAELNIGDQVTAIYKTGKYIGEITERRPQHYLVRVLAVAKHPMQGDLHNPKDADVGFFHERKALSFREQANIPEKMVKPFEGDIPDYLESLKEATNKLRAELEGDDSAWAQQSLRNLESLEKDYFK; this is encoded by the coding sequence ATGGCTGAATTGAACATTGGCGATCAAGTGACCGCCATTTATAAAACCGGCAAATACATAGGCGAAATCACGGAACGCCGCCCACAGCACTATCTTGTCCGCGTATTGGCTGTCGCAAAACACCCGATGCAAGGCGACCTCCATAATCCAAAGGACGCAGATGTTGGCTTTTTCCATGAAAGAAAAGCACTTTCCTTCCGCGAACAGGCCAACATCCCGGAGAAAATGGTCAAGCCATTCGAGGGCGATATCCCTGATTATCTTGAATCCTTAAAAGAAGCGACGAACAAGCTGCGTGCCGAACTCGAAGGTGATGATTCTGCCTGGGCACAGCAAAGCCTGAGAAACCTTGAGTCTTTGGAAAAAGATTATTTTAAATAA
- the kapD gene encoding 3'-5' exonuclease KapD: MSEKERTTLFIDFEFTMPDRNSRRRGFYPEIIEAGAVLVENGKMVEQFSSYVRPLRFPILTERCRSFLNITQEQVNSGITFKALVDKLRSMGGNKNCQIVTWGNMDMKVLQQNCQQASVGFPLPGKQIDLSMEYKRFFGDQNQTGLWKAVQEYGREGTGKHHRALDDALTTYHIYKLVEKDKQYLQRPEPATIGDMVDFSKLLNKFA, encoded by the coding sequence ATGAGCGAAAAAGAAAGGACAACATTATTTATTGATTTTGAGTTTACGATGCCAGACCGGAACAGCAGAAGAAGGGGCTTTTACCCGGAAATCATTGAAGCTGGCGCTGTCCTAGTCGAAAATGGCAAAATGGTTGAGCAATTTTCATCTTATGTTCGGCCGCTGCGTTTTCCGATTTTGACAGAACGCTGCCGTTCCTTCCTGAACATCACTCAGGAGCAGGTCAATTCAGGCATCACTTTCAAGGCTTTGGTTGATAAGCTTAGGTCAATGGGCGGGAACAAGAATTGCCAGATTGTCACTTGGGGCAATATGGACATGAAGGTATTGCAGCAAAATTGCCAGCAGGCGTCAGTCGGTTTTCCGCTGCCGGGAAAGCAAATCGATCTTTCGATGGAATACAAACGTTTCTTCGGCGACCAGAATCAAACAGGTCTATGGAAGGCCGTGCAGGAGTATGGAAGGGAAGGTACAGGCAAACATCATCGCGCTCTTGATGATGCGTTGACGACTTACCACATTTACAAGCTCGTCGAAAAAGACAAACAATATCTTCAGAGGCCGGAGCCAGCAACAATCGGGGATATGGTCGACTTTTCCAAACTGCTCAATAAATTCGCATAG
- a CDS encoding transglycosylase domain-containing protein — MRIITGYLLILLMIPAFIAVVILTYTEAGNAVSLSKTLNEKIDLSETKLSQTSLILANNGEVFTEIHRPMNRSYAAGHEIPDFIKEVFIVSEDRNFEKHPGFDLPAIGRALAINIHSDDIEQGASTITQQLARNQYLNHHQSYNRKLSEVLYAYQLEKTFSKQEILEQYMNAIYFHNNAYGIKAAAQFYFKKAPLELSQAEQAFLAAIPNNPTFYDPIEHFDRTKKRQERLLDQLAQHGKIKPETAEKLKIEPITLKVDSRKNSYPDYSSYALHELRELISEKENLADTEELTARVEELLRSGVTIHTNLDIVLQKRAVQAFEAHLKDASVQGAAAVINHETGQIVAISGGKGYHSGDFHRAYQAFRQPGSSIKPLLVYAPYFERFDANKNAPINAGPLCIKGYCPKNYGGSNYGMVTLEKAFIHSYNTPAVRIFQQVGADEAFNDLAPFKFEKVTAQDHVLAAAVGGFTTGVSPLEMTSAYTVFSNKGLYLKPRAISKVTGADGEVLYSWNDEPVQVWNPSTVEKVRSLMQKTVSSGTARKAAGAGSGAGGKTGTTNDFKDFWFIGFNGSYTAGVWVGKDKPQSMEYINHQSPHLLIWLEIMKQK, encoded by the coding sequence GTGAGGATTATAACAGGCTATCTTTTGATACTACTAATGATTCCTGCGTTTATTGCAGTTGTGATTTTAACCTATACTGAAGCAGGAAATGCCGTAAGCCTCAGTAAAACTCTTAATGAAAAAATCGATTTATCGGAGACGAAGCTTTCTCAGACGAGTTTGATTCTTGCCAATAATGGTGAAGTCTTTACAGAAATTCATCGCCCAATGAACAGGAGTTATGCTGCCGGGCATGAAATCCCTGATTTTATAAAAGAGGTGTTCATTGTCTCTGAGGACCGGAATTTTGAAAAGCATCCCGGCTTTGACTTGCCGGCTATTGGCCGTGCGCTGGCGATCAACATTCACTCAGACGACATCGAACAAGGCGCGAGCACCATTACCCAGCAGCTAGCGCGGAACCAATATCTGAACCATCACCAATCCTATAACCGCAAGCTGAGTGAAGTTTTATATGCATACCAGCTTGAGAAAACCTTTTCCAAGCAGGAAATCCTTGAACAGTACATGAATGCAATCTATTTTCACAATAATGCGTATGGAATAAAGGCTGCGGCGCAGTTTTATTTTAAAAAAGCCCCATTGGAACTGTCACAGGCGGAGCAGGCTTTCCTTGCTGCGATCCCTAATAATCCGACCTTCTATGATCCGATCGAACATTTCGACCGGACGAAAAAACGCCAGGAACGGCTTCTCGACCAGCTTGCACAACACGGAAAAATCAAACCTGAAACAGCTGAAAAGCTAAAGATAGAACCTATCACACTGAAAGTTGATTCCAGGAAAAATTCATATCCAGATTATTCTTCCTATGCTCTACACGAGCTGAGGGAACTGATTTCCGAAAAAGAAAATCTGGCTGACACCGAGGAACTAACTGCAAGAGTGGAGGAATTGCTCCGTTCAGGGGTCACGATCCATACAAATCTGGATATTGTATTACAAAAACGGGCAGTCCAGGCTTTTGAGGCTCATCTCAAGGATGCATCTGTTCAAGGTGCCGCGGCGGTGATCAACCATGAAACGGGCCAGATTGTCGCCATCTCAGGAGGAAAGGGTTATCATAGCGGTGACTTCCATCGCGCTTATCAGGCCTTTCGCCAGCCAGGTTCTTCAATCAAACCATTGCTTGTTTATGCCCCTTATTTTGAAAGATTTGACGCAAACAAGAATGCTCCAATAAACGCCGGTCCCCTTTGCATCAAGGGGTACTGTCCAAAGAACTACGGAGGATCGAACTACGGGATGGTGACGCTAGAAAAGGCATTCATCCATTCCTACAATACACCGGCAGTACGGATTTTCCAGCAGGTTGGCGCAGATGAAGCCTTCAATGACCTGGCACCTTTCAAATTTGAAAAAGTGACAGCACAGGACCATGTGTTGGCCGCGGCAGTTGGCGGTTTCACGACCGGGGTCAGTCCCCTTGAAATGACCTCAGCTTATACAGTGTTCAGCAATAAAGGCCTATACCTTAAGCCAAGGGCAATCTCGAAGGTAACAGGAGCGGACGGAGAGGTCCTTTATAGCTGGAATGACGAGCCTGTACAGGTGTGGAATCCGAGCACCGTCGAAAAAGTCCGCAGCCTGATGCAAAAGACGGTATCCTCAGGGACCGCAAGAAAAGCAGCTGGTGCCGGATCTGGCGCTGGCGGCAAGACAGGCACAACTAATGATTTTAAGGATTTCTGGTTCATCGGCTTCAACGGTTCTTACACAGCAGGAGTTTGGGTCGGCAAAGACAAGCCTCAAAGCATGGAATATATCAACCATCAATCGCCGCATCTATTGATATGGCTAGAGATCATGAAACAAAAGTAA
- a CDS encoding DUF5366 family protein, translating to MNFFMRNPYLTSYFPLLSIIMFSLALSLRTEIELVSILKNAGIYDGMLEFFSDTGIKLSLLALLMVVYFMVFAALKLIADTINEVSLLLFSGDHEGESLKLIRKGSVIYFVGGIAALASFFSFIGIGAILLLATMVYFIYFVYKISHNLTFAGVIGTVFFQVILWSTLVLGVVYLAVKVYNSLIASLPL from the coding sequence GTGAATTTTTTTATGAGAAACCCTTACTTAACAAGTTACTTCCCATTGTTATCAATCATTATGTTCAGTCTGGCCCTGTCACTTAGGACGGAGATCGAGTTAGTCTCCATTCTGAAAAATGCCGGGATTTATGACGGGATGCTGGAATTCTTCTCAGATACAGGTATCAAGCTATCACTGCTGGCTTTACTCATGGTGGTGTATTTCATGGTGTTCGCGGCTCTGAAGCTGATTGCCGATACAATCAATGAGGTCAGCCTCCTATTATTTTCTGGGGACCATGAAGGGGAAAGCCTGAAGTTGATCCGCAAAGGATCGGTTATTTACTTTGTTGGCGGGATTGCAGCACTGGCCAGTTTCTTCAGTTTCATCGGAATCGGCGCAATATTATTATTGGCAACGATGGTCTATTTCATTTATTTTGTCTATAAAATCAGCCATAATCTAACATTTGCCGGTGTTATCGGAACGGTATTCTTCCAGGTCATCCTCTGGAGTACGCTCGTGCTGGGCGTAGTGTATCTCGCAGTAAAAGTATATAACAGCCTGATCGCAAGCCTGCCGCTTTAA
- a CDS encoding Na+/H+ antiporter subunit A, with translation MSLLHLAVLSPLLLAILIPFLHKYFKSIHTGWFLLPLPAVLFAYFLQFISTTGHGGTVMETVPWISSLGIDFTLKVDGLGLLFALLITGIGALVVLYSIYYLNPDKEKLNTFYVYLLLFMGAMLGVVLSDNLIVLYTFWELTSFSSFLLIGYWNDRERSRYGAQKSMLITVFGGLSMLAGILMLYIITGTFSISETIEMSNEVVNHPLFTATLILFLLGAFTKSAQFPFHIWLPDAMEAPTPVSAYLHSATMVKAGIYLVARMTPVFAHSGTWVWLVAGVGVITLFWGSFSAVKQTDLKAILAFSTVSQLGMIMSLLGAGAAALHYGTIEDGYYIVAVTAAVFHLINHATFKGSLFMVTGIIDHETGTRDIRKLGGLMNFMPITFTLAIIGTFSMAGIPPFNGFLSKEMFFTGMLRIAEMDIFNMDTWGILFPIIAWTASVFTFLYSMMYVFKTFMGKYQPEKLETKPHEAPIGMLISPVILASLVIIFGIFPNVLSHSIISPAMGSILPSLLENGEGFDVHISHWHGPTAELFMTIGVITIGILLYKFMPKWAGIYSKFPSRMSFNRFYDRGLELVELTSKNITRSYMTGFIRTYLVYIFTFFILALASTLIFKNAFKLDMSDVAPIRFFEVVLVLIMAISAITILFAKSRLTSIILLGAVGYTVALFFVLFRAPDLALTQLVIETVSVSLFLLAFYHLPQIRRNEERIRFRATNALISIGVGAIVTMIALSAHSNKIFGSISEYYVENTYKKAGGENMVNVILVDFRGFDTMFEITVLGIAALGIFAMIKLRLTRGKELDENK, from the coding sequence TTGTCTTTACTTCACCTTGCAGTTTTATCACCGCTTTTACTCGCGATCTTAATTCCATTTTTACATAAGTATTTCAAGAGTATTCATACGGGCTGGTTCCTGCTGCCGCTTCCGGCCGTGCTGTTTGCTTATTTTCTGCAATTCATCAGCACAACTGGCCATGGAGGCACGGTTATGGAGACCGTACCCTGGATTTCCTCGCTTGGAATTGATTTCACGTTAAAAGTGGACGGCCTTGGGCTATTGTTCGCCCTGCTGATCACCGGAATCGGTGCATTAGTTGTGCTGTATTCGATTTACTATTTAAACCCGGACAAAGAAAAGCTGAATACTTTCTATGTCTACCTGCTATTGTTCATGGGCGCGATGCTCGGAGTCGTTTTGTCAGACAATCTGATTGTTCTCTACACATTCTGGGAATTGACAAGCTTCTCTTCTTTCTTGCTGATTGGATACTGGAACGATCGTGAGCGCTCCCGTTATGGCGCGCAAAAGTCAATGCTGATCACTGTTTTCGGGGGATTATCGATGCTTGCGGGCATCTTGATGCTCTATATCATTACCGGAACCTTCAGCATTTCTGAAACAATCGAAATGTCCAATGAAGTTGTGAACCACCCATTATTTACTGCGACATTGATTCTGTTCTTGCTGGGAGCTTTTACAAAATCAGCTCAATTCCCATTCCATATCTGGCTTCCTGATGCAATGGAAGCACCAACGCCTGTCAGTGCGTACTTGCACTCTGCAACAATGGTCAAAGCGGGAATTTATCTTGTCGCCCGCATGACTCCTGTATTCGCCCATTCAGGCACTTGGGTTTGGCTCGTTGCCGGAGTTGGGGTCATCACCTTATTCTGGGGCTCGTTCTCTGCGGTAAAACAAACGGATTTAAAAGCGATTCTTGCTTTTTCAACCGTCAGCCAGCTCGGCATGATCATGTCCCTTCTAGGTGCCGGTGCTGCTGCGCTTCATTATGGCACGATTGAAGATGGCTATTATATCGTTGCGGTCACTGCCGCCGTCTTCCACTTGATCAACCATGCTACATTCAAGGGCAGCCTGTTCATGGTGACAGGAATCATTGATCATGAAACTGGGACAAGGGATATCCGCAAGCTTGGCGGTTTGATGAATTTCATGCCAATCACCTTCACTCTTGCGATCATCGGGACTTTTTCGATGGCCGGCATTCCTCCGTTCAATGGATTCCTGAGTAAGGAAATGTTCTTCACCGGCATGCTGCGCATTGCCGAAATGGATATTTTCAATATGGACACATGGGGCATTCTGTTCCCAATCATTGCCTGGACAGCTAGTGTTTTCACTTTCCTGTACAGCATGATGTATGTTTTCAAGACCTTCATGGGCAAGTACCAGCCTGAGAAATTGGAAACGAAGCCACATGAAGCGCCGATCGGCATGCTGATTTCGCCGGTGATCCTAGCATCACTTGTAATCATATTCGGTATTTTCCCGAATGTACTGTCACATAGCATCATTTCTCCAGCAATGGGGTCCATCCTTCCATCACTGCTTGAAAATGGTGAAGGCTTCGATGTCCATATTTCACATTGGCACGGGCCGACTGCTGAATTGTTCATGACAATCGGTGTGATCACGATTGGGATATTACTCTACAAATTCATGCCAAAATGGGCAGGAATTTATAGCAAGTTTCCATCACGCATGTCATTCAATCGTTTCTATGACCGCGGCCTGGAACTCGTGGAGCTGACGTCAAAAAATATCACAAGGTCTTATATGACCGGATTCATCCGGACGTATCTTGTTTATATCTTTACATTCTTTATTCTGGCACTCGCTTCGACATTGATTTTTAAGAACGCCTTTAAATTGGATATGAGCGATGTGGCGCCGATTCGTTTCTTTGAAGTGGTGCTCGTGCTGATCATGGCGATTTCAGCGATTACCATCCTGTTTGCCAAATCAAGGCTGACTTCCATCATCCTGCTTGGCGCAGTTGGCTATACGGTCGCACTGTTTTTCGTCCTGTTCAGGGCGCCTGACCTGGCATTGACTCAGCTGGTCATTGAGACAGTTTCTGTTTCTCTTTTCCTTCTGGCGTTTTATCACCTGCCACAGATCAGGAGAAATGAGGAAAGAATCCGTTTTAGGGCCACAAATGCACTGATCTCGATTGGCGTAGGGGCGATTGTGACAATGATTGCCTTATCAGCACACAGCAATAAGATCTTTGGCTCCATTTCGGAGTATTATGTTGAAAATACGTATAAAAAAGCCGGCGGCGAAAATATGGTCAATGTCATCCTTGTTGATTTCCGCGGCTTTGATACCATGTTTGAAATAACCGTGCTTGGCATCGCTGCCCTGGGAATTTTCGCGATGATCAAGCTGCGTTTGACGAGGGGGAAAGAATTGGATGAAAACAAATGA
- a CDS encoding Na(+)/H(+) antiporter subunit B — MKTNDIILQTVTKFTLFVIILFSIHLFFAGHYYPGGGFIGGLMTSGAIVLLLLAFDIKTVKMILPVDYLKVVAVGLLFAIGTGAGALFFDKPFLTHAYTYAYLPLLGKTSLHTAVLFDTGVFLVVIGVTMTIIQTIGESE, encoded by the coding sequence ATGAAAACAAATGATATAATCCTCCAGACTGTTACGAAATTCACCCTATTTGTCATCATCCTGTTTTCGATCCACCTATTCTTTGCGGGACACTATTATCCGGGCGGTGGATTTATCGGCGGATTGATGACGTCAGGAGCAATCGTACTGCTTCTGCTTGCATTCGATATCAAGACCGTCAAAATGATTTTGCCGGTGGATTACTTAAAAGTGGTCGCTGTCGGCTTGCTTTTTGCAATCGGAACAGGGGCGGGGGCGTTATTTTTCGATAAGCCGTTCCTGACACATGCATACACTTACGCATATCTGCCGCTCCTTGGTAAAACATCATTGCATACAGCGGTATTGTTTGATACAGGGGTTTTCCTTGTCGTCATTGGTGTAACAATGACCATTATTCAAACGATTGGAGAGAGCGAATAA
- a CDS encoding Na(+)/H(+) antiporter subunit C, with translation MEILMALLIGILFMTATYLMLSKSLLRIIIGTGLLSHGAHLLLLTMGGLKRGAAPLLGEHAPSYVDPLPQALILTAIVISFGVTAFFLVVAYRAYQELGTDNMDRLRGKEGHE, from the coding sequence ATGGAAATCTTAATGGCTTTGCTAATTGGCATTTTATTTATGACAGCCACTTACCTCATGCTTTCAAAAAGCTTGCTCAGGATCATTATCGGGACAGGGCTGTTGAGTCACGGCGCCCACCTTCTCCTGCTGACAATGGGAGGCTTAAAAAGGGGTGCGGCTCCGCTGCTCGGAGAACATGCACCATCCTATGTCGATCCGCTGCCACAGGCACTGATCCTGACAGCGATCGTCATCAGCTTTGGTGTTACCGCCTTCTTCCTGGTCGTTGCCTACCGCGCCTACCAGGAGCTTGGAACCGACAATATGGATCGCTTGAGAGGAAAGGAAGGACATGAATAA
- a CDS encoding Na+/H+ antiporter subunit D → MNNLIILPILIPLITGVVLIFFAKNIIAQRWISAISGMITIVVSFMLANHVYVNGIQTMDLSNWEAPYGITLVSDMLSALLVLTTSIIAFGAVIYSFKSIGEARERFFYYPVVNFLIVGVNGAFTTGDIFNLFVFFEVMLMSSYVLLVLGGTKIQLRESIKYILVNVISSALFVIAVAYLYSVVGTLNMAHISVRLSEVGSAGIITVIAVLFLIVFGLKGAIFPLYFWLPGSYYAPPAPVMALFGALLTKVGVYSITRTYTLFFYHDAGYTHQLLQILAILTIITGAIGALAYTDIKKIIIYNIIVAVGVILFGVSVLTPESLTGSVFYLIHDMNIKATLFLLVGIIVVITGTSDLNKISGMINRYPALGWTFFIATLALAGIPPLSGFAGKLMIVRSGFETESYIGAFVVLMSSLLVLFSVMRIFIRGFWGTPRAYKNEDEAPVKWLLVTPAILTVFAVLYGFGTEAIYPVISTAAETLANPEIYINAVLKE, encoded by the coding sequence ATGAATAATCTAATCATTTTACCCATCTTGATTCCTCTGATTACAGGGGTCGTACTTATCTTTTTCGCAAAAAACATCATTGCCCAGCGTTGGATTTCAGCGATAAGCGGAATGATCACGATTGTTGTTTCCTTCATGCTGGCGAACCATGTATACGTGAATGGCATCCAGACAATGGATCTCAGCAACTGGGAAGCTCCATACGGAATCACGCTCGTATCTGATATGCTTTCTGCATTGCTTGTCCTGACGACTAGCATCATCGCTTTTGGAGCCGTGATCTACTCCTTTAAATCCATAGGAGAGGCACGCGAAAGGTTTTTCTATTATCCAGTCGTCAACTTTTTAATTGTTGGCGTAAATGGAGCCTTTACGACAGGCGATATTTTCAACTTGTTTGTTTTTTTCGAAGTAATGCTTATGTCGTCATATGTATTGCTAGTCCTGGGTGGAACGAAAATCCAACTGCGTGAATCGATTAAATACATACTCGTGAACGTCATTTCGTCTGCATTGTTCGTCATTGCGGTTGCCTATTTGTATTCAGTGGTAGGGACGCTGAATATGGCGCATATTTCCGTAAGGCTCAGCGAGGTAGGAAGCGCTGGAATCATTACCGTTATTGCCGTCTTGTTCCTGATTGTTTTCGGGTTAAAAGGGGCCATCTTCCCCCTTTACTTCTGGCTGCCTGGATCGTATTATGCGCCGCCTGCACCTGTAATGGCGCTGTTCGGAGCACTTTTAACCAAGGTAGGCGTGTATTCAATCACAAGAACATACACATTGTTCTTTTACCATGATGCCGGCTATACGCATCAATTGCTGCAGATCCTTGCTATCCTGACCATCATCACCGGTGCCATCGGGGCTCTAGCGTATACGGATATCAAAAAAATCATCATCTATAACATTATCGTGGCAGTCGGTGTCATCCTGTTCGGTGTATCTGTCCTGACACCTGAATCTCTCACTGGATCGGTCTTTTACCTGATTCATGACATGAACATTAAAGCCACTCTATTCCTGTTGGTTGGAATCATCGTGGTGATTACAGGAACCAGTGACCTGAATAAAATCAGCGGGATGATCAATAGATATCCTGCACTAGGCTGGACGTTCTTCATAGCCACACTCGCACTTGCCGGAATTCCGCCGCTCAGCGGTTTTGCAGGCAAACTGATGATTGTCCGCTCTGGATTTGAAACGGAAAGTTATATTGGTGCATTCGTTGTCCTAATGTCCAGTTTACTTGTCCTGTTTTCAGTCATGAGGATTTTCATCAGAGGCTTCTGGGGAACGCCAAGAGCTTATAAGAACGAGGATGAAGCACCTGTAAAATGGCTGCTCGTTACACCAGCTATTTTAACTGTGTTCGCTGTGCTATATGGCTTCGGAACTGAGGCTATTTATCCGGTTATTTCAACAGCCGCAGAAACGCTTGCCAATCCGGAAATCTACATCAATGCTGTTTTAAAGGAGTGA
- a CDS encoding Na+/H+ antiporter subunit E codes for MAFQILLNFILAFVWMFLKTSYSPASFFVGYFFGLLIIYIFRRFFNSRFYLLRVSAVLNLIYIFTLELILSNIAVLKAVLRPKLNIKPGIFAFPTELKEDWEITMLANLITLTPGTLVVDVSPDNRILYVHAMDISDADEAIQSIKNTFEKAIMEVSR; via the coding sequence ATGGCTTTTCAAATCTTGCTGAATTTCATTCTGGCCTTTGTCTGGATGTTCCTTAAGACATCCTACTCCCCGGCTTCCTTTTTCGTCGGGTATTTCTTCGGCCTGCTCATCATTTATATTTTCCGGCGTTTCTTCAATTCACGTTTCTATTTATTAAGAGTCAGCGCCGTGTTGAACTTGATTTATATCTTCACACTAGAATTGATTCTATCGAATATTGCGGTTTTGAAGGCTGTACTTAGGCCGAAGCTTAATATCAAACCAGGCATCTTCGCTTTCCCAACAGAATTGAAAGAAGACTGGGAAATTACGATGCTCGCAAACCTGATCACTTTGACCCCGGGAACACTCGTCGTCGACGTTTCACCTGACAACAGGATTTTATATGTTCACGCGATGGATATCAGTGATGCAGATGAAGCGATCCAAAGTATCAAAAATACCTTTGAAAAAGCGATTATGGAGGTGAGCCGATAA
- a CDS encoding Na(+)/H(+) antiporter subunit F1, with product MFDAVLWISVTFISLAMIGLIYRVIKGPTVADRVVALDAIGISLVSVVALVSIVLETSAFLDIILLIGILAFIGTVAFSKFLEKGVIMEYDRNGDR from the coding sequence ATGTTTGATGCGGTTTTGTGGATTTCCGTTACCTTCATATCCCTTGCGATGATTGGCCTTATTTATCGAGTGATCAAAGGTCCTACCGTGGCGGACCGTGTAGTTGCTCTCGACGCGATCGGCATCAGCCTGGTTTCTGTGGTTGCTTTAGTATCGATCGTTCTTGAAACAAGTGCTTTTCTGGATATCATCCTGCTGATTGGTATCCTGGCATTTATCGGAACAGTTGCCTTTTCAAAATTCCTTGAGAAGGGAGTAATCATGGAATATGACAGAAATGGAGATCGTTAA
- the mnhG gene encoding monovalent cation/H(+) antiporter subunit G, whose product MTEMEIVKFFAGLFILIGAFLSLVTAFGLIRLPDVYTRNHAASKSATMGVMLVLLGTFLYFWLIEHHFNSRLLLGVAFIFLTSPVAGHLIARAAYNSGVKLSDRTVQDDLAKARKKMKAEEKL is encoded by the coding sequence ATGACAGAAATGGAGATCGTTAAGTTTTTTGCAGGCTTGTTCATCCTGATAGGAGCCTTTCTTAGTCTTGTGACTGCTTTTGGACTGATCAGGCTTCCAGACGTTTATACAAGAAACCACGCAGCATCGAAAAGTGCCACTATGGGCGTCATGCTGGTATTGTTGGGCACCTTTCTTTACTTCTGGTTGATTGAACATCATTTCAATTCCCGTTTATTGCTCGGGGTAGCGTTCATTTTCCTCACTTCCCCTGTTGCTGGGCATTTGATTGCGAGGGCTGCCTATAACAGTGGGGTTAAGCTGTCAGACCGGACTGTCCAGGACGACCTTGCAAAAGCACGGAAAAAGATGAAAGCTGAAGAAAAATTATAA